The Candidatus Hinthialibacter antarcticus genome includes a region encoding these proteins:
- a CDS encoding GTP-binding protein: protein MAREKFERTKPHVNVGTIGHVDHGKTTLTAAITTVQAKRGF from the coding sequence ATGGCGAGGGAAAAGTTTGAACGGACGAAGCCGCACGTAAACGTGGGCACGATTGGTCACGTTGACCACGGCAAGACGACGTTAACGGCGGCGATTACTACCGTCCAGGCCAAGCGGGGCTTTT